The window AACACGTTTATTACAGACATCTGTTCCGTAAGATTTCCCATATGCCCGCTGAAATGGTGATGTCGGAACGGGGCAGGGTTTCTAATACGCGTAAGTTCCGGCTCAAGGCCGAATTCATCAGCCATAACCTATATGAAAGAACATCATGGGGCGAACTCCTCAGGCGGCTGATCGTGGCGGGTCCGGTCAGGCAATCGGACAACCAGCGGGATAAAAAGAGCAAACATATCGCTATAAAAGATGAAGGAAAGACCTTGCTTTATCAGGTATTTACCGATATGAACAACGTTGGTAAAATGATCCCAGGTAAATTAATGCTTGCGGAGAAGTTTACTTTGCTTATTTGTTGCAAAAGCTCCATAACTTCCACCTGGATCATGATGAAAAGAAGGCCATTGTAACTGGAGCTGACCTAAAAAGCTTTGCGGAAAAAATTCCGGTCTCCAACAATATGATGCTATTTTGCCAGGATCCCGGCCGGATACTGTGATAATGATGTAGTGATGACGTACCTCAAAAAACTACATCATGTTAAAATACTATCAGGTGATGTACTGATGAAGCAACTGTTGATCAGTGTTTTATTTTCTTTCTGCATAGGTTTGTGATGGCCGGAAGATGACCTCCCGACCCGCCAGTTCAAACCCTTTAAACACTAAATTTTTATGAAAGAAAAAAAATCTGACGGCCATTCCTATGGCCAAAATCCGGCATTGAAATTAAGCCTGTTCTGTACATTGTTTGTTGCACTTATGCTTCATGGTGCGCTTGTCCGTGCCCAAAGCGACACACTTGGTGTATTTACAGCCCATAAGGATATCGGCAACCCGAAAAATCCGGGCAATGCACAATATGACAAGGTAACGCATAGCTATACGCTTAAAGGCAGCGGTTATAATATCTGGTTCAACCGCGATGAGTTTCAATATGTTTATAAGACGATTAAAGGAGATTTTACCGCCACCGCGAACTTTACTTTCAAAGGAGATAAAGGCAACGGGCACCGTAAGGTGGGCTGGATGCTCAGGGCCTCAACAGATGAAAAATCTATCCACCTGAGCGCCGTTACCCATGGCGACGGTTTAACCGTTTTACAATGGCGTTCAAAAACCGGCGCTAACATGCTTGACCCCCAGGAAGAGATCTTTTTTCCGGAAAAGAAGTTTGAAGTAGTGCAGCTGCAGCGCGTAGGCAAGCGGGTGATCATGAGGGTGGGTCATGTTGGCGAGCCGCTTAAAACGGTAGGGTCGCATATCATGCCCAACATGCCCGATGAGGCCTTGCTTGGCCTGTTCATTTGTTCGCATGATCCGGAAGTTACGGAGGAAGCAACCGCCTGGGATGTACACCTGGATGAGCATGCTGCCAGGCAAAAATAAAACGGGTACTCGCGGTTTAAAAAATCAATTATTAACCATTATCATTTTATTTTATGTATGATAAACTATTTTACACAGTGTGGAGAATGTGTTTTATTTTCCTCGGATTGTTTTTGAGCTTTACTGTTTTTGCACAAAGCAAAAGAACAGGCAAAGTTCTCGGTTTTGACGACAAATTGCCGGTTATCGGTGCTTCTGTAGTGATCAGGGGTTCAAGCCTTGGTGCGATAACAGATGTTAACGGGAGTTTTACGCTTACGCTTAAAGCTACCGATGTACTGGTGGTTTCCTACGTCGGTTATGATACGCAGGAATTTACAGTTGGCGATGCTGCTGCGCCGGTTATTAAGCTGCACCCCGCGTCACGTTCATTGAACGAGGTGGTCGTTACAGGCTATAGTTCGCAGCGCAAAAAGGACATTACAGGAGCGGTTGCAGTAGTTAATGTAACTAACCTGAAGGCCGTGCCCTCGGGTTCAACTGAATCTTTATTACAGGGGCAGGCATCGGGCGTTACAGTGGTGAGCTCGGGCGCACCAGGCAGTGCCAGCAACATCAAGATCAGGGGTATTACTTCAGTAGGCAGTACAGATCCGCTGGTGATTGTTGACGGCACACCGGGCAGCCTTCACGATCTTAACGTTAACGACATCCAGTCCATACAGGTATTGAAGGATGCAGGCTCCGCAGCCATTTATGGTGTGCGCGGTTCAAACGGTGTGGTTATTGTTACTACTAAAAAAGGGAAAGTTGGCACGCCTGTGATTACGTATGATGCCTATTATGGTACTCAGCGTCCTAACTCTAAAGGATGGAATTTAGCCAATCCTACCGAAACGGCCAAAGCCATTTGGCAGGAGTATAAAAACGACGGGCTTGCACCGGTGCACAAGCAATACGGCAGCGGCCCTGAACCTGTTGTGCCGGATTATATTACACCTACTGCCGGAAAAAATGGTGACCCGAATACCAATCCGGATACGTATGCCTTGTATTCCAACCAGATCACCAAAGCCAATAAGCAGGGTACGGATTGGTTTCATGAAATATTCAAACCCGCCCCTATGCAAAGTCATAGCCTTTCAGTAAGTGGCGGCACCGATAAGTCAGCATATTTGTTTTCGCTGGGTTATCTTGATCAGCAGGGTACTTTAATTGAAACCATGCTAAAACGTTACTCGCTCAGGGTAAATACCAGTTATAAGGTGAAGGATCATATCCGCCTTGGCGAAAACCTGTACGCGTTTTACAAGCAAAACCCGGGTTATACCAATTTGCCGGGCGTTAACAGTACCAACGCGATCAACGCCTCTTACAGGATCCCTAACATTATACCGGTTTATGATATTATGGGCAATTATGCCGGCGCCGGTTCGCAAAGTTTAGGAAACGCACCCAACCCGGTAGCCATTCAAAAACGTACCAAAGATTATAAAAATGACGACTGGCAGATTTCGGGCAATGCTTATGCCGAGGTTGACTTTTTAAAAAAATTTACAGCACGCAGCAGCTTTGGCGGTACCGTGGATTATTTTTATAACAACGCCTTTGTATTTACAGGCTACGAAAATGCCGAAAACAGCACTAACCCCAATAGCTATATAGAAAACTATGGCTTCAGCACCAGCTGGACCTGGACAAATACCCTCAATTACAAAGATACCTTTGGCAAACACAGCATTAATGTGCTTATCGGTTCCGAGGCGATCAAAAACCTCGGCAACGCAGTAGGGGCCTCCAGGGGGAATTATTACTTAACCAACCCCAATAACCTTACGGTTGACCCTAATTTATGGACGCTGAATTTTGGTGAATCGGGCACACAAACCAATGCCAATATTGTCAACCCGGCCGGGCAGCAAACGCCGTATCAGCTGGCTTTATATTCCTTGTTCGGGCGGTTTGATTATAATTATAACGATAAATACCTGTTAAGCGGAACCTTACGCCGCGACGGCGCTTCTGTATTTGCCACCAATAACCGGTACGGTGTTTTTCCTTCGGTTACCGGCGGCTGGCGTATCTCGGGTGAACAGTTTATGAAAAAGGTGGACTGGATCAATGACCTGAAGATCCGCGCCGGCTGGGGTAAACTGGGATCTATCAGTAATATCAACTCTACCAATGCATTTACCTTATACGGTCAGGGCGCTGTGCTGTCGTATTACGATATTGCAGGCAGCAGCAATCACGCTACCCAGGGGCTTTACATCAGCCAGTTTGGTAACCCCAATACCAGTTGGGAAGAGGATATCATCACCAATATAGGCTTCGACGCAACGATCATCAAGAACAAGGTGGATATGTCTTTCGAAGTATACAAAAAATCCATCAATGGTTTGCTGTTCCCGGCTGCATTGCCATCAACGGCAGGGGGTGCTGCGGCGCCCTTTATCAATGCCGGGAATATCGAGAATAAAGGGATTGATGCCGCGGTTACTTACCATGGTTCCATCGGTACCGATTTTAAAATGGACCTTACCGGTACTTTTACGACGTATGATAATAAAGTGGTTAGCCTGCCAAAGGGTACGGCCTATCTCGACATCGGCTCGGGCGGCAGCTCAACCACCTACTCCAGGTTACAGCCCGGGCACCCTGTCGGGGCATTTTTTGGCTACAAGGTGATAGGCATTTTTCAAAATGCCGCCGAGGTTAGTTCAGCACCAACGCAGGATGCCGCTGCTCCCGGCCGTTTCAGGTACCAGGATGTTAACGGCGATGGCAAGATTGATGCCAGCGACAGGACCTTTTTTGGTAACCCCAACCCTAAATTCACCAGCGGCCTGAATATAGGCGCATCCTATAAAAACTTTGATTTCCTGTTGTTCCTGTACGCCTCTGTAGGTAATGATGTGCTGAACATCGTTCGCGCCTCCACCGATTTCCCGCAACAGTTTGATGTAGCCATTAGTAAAGACGCGGTTTATAACTCCTGGACACCCGACCGGCCCAACGCAAAAGTGCCCATGCTGGAACGTTCATCAAACTTTAGTAACACCACGTTTTCGTCTTATTATGATGAAAGCGGCTCATACCTCCGGTTTAAAACCATGGTGCTCGGTTATACCATCCCCGCCCTTAAGTTAAAAAGGATAGGGATCGAAAAGCTCAGGTTATTTATCCAGGGCACTAATTTGTTCACCATAACCAAATATTCAGGGCTTGATCCCGAACTGCCGGGCAGCAATACATCCAGCACCTTATTCGGCATTGACGGCGGGGCTTACCCGGCAAATCAAAAAACATATACGGCCGGTGTCAATATGTCATTTTAACCGGTGCGCTAACAATAAAAAAACAGGATATGAAAACGAAATATAAAATTATTTTACCGTTCTGCTTTATCGGTCTGATCATCATTTATGGTTGTAAAAAAAGTTTCCTCGATAAGCAGCCCCTGGGCTCCCTGAGCGCTGAAAACGTAACCAGTTTAACAGGCGTTCAGGGATTGCTGATCGGTGCTTACTCTGTTCTGGACGGTGAGATAGGCCTGGCCAACTCTGTTGGTTTCGCTTATGGCAGCGCCGGCTCCAACTGGGTCTACGGCAGTGTTTGTGCCGATGATTCCTACAAAGGCTCGACGCCTACAGACCAGCCTGACCTGGTTTTACTGCAGACCTGGTCGGTATCATCCGCGAATACCAGCTATGTACAGCAAAAATGGCAAATGCTTTTTGACGGCATACAACGGAGCAATGAAGTATTGCGTGTTTTGCCCAACGTGAAGGATGTTTCTGATGCTGATGGTAAAGTGATTGCCGGCGAGGCGCGTTTTTTAAGGGCATTTTATCATTTCGGCGGCAAAATAGTATTCAATAACTTTCCGTATGTGGATGAAAGCATTTCGGTGGCCAACAATAACCTGAATGTGCCCAATGTAGATAAAAGTGGTAAATTTATAGATATATGGCCCAATATTGAAACCGACCTGAAATTTGCCATTGATAATCTGCCAGAAGTACAACCACAGCGCGGGAGGGCCAATAAATCAGCAGCGAAGGCGTTTCTGGCCAAGGTGTATATGTTCGAGCATCGGTATGCTGATGCCAAGCCCCTGCTTGACCAGCTGATCAGCAGCGGTCAGACAGCCGGCGGTCAAAAGTACGCGCTGGTAAATTTTGAGGATAACTTTAATGCAGCCACAAAAAATAGTGCTGAATCTGTTTTTGCCTACCAGGCCTCAGTTAATGATGGCTCGCAGCTGAACGGCAATTATGGAGATGTGTTAAATTTCCCTAACGGGCCAGGAGCGCCGGGTGGCTGCTGCGGCTTCAATAATCCTTCGTTTAACCTGGCCAACGCTTTTAAAACGGACGCTAATGGCTTGCCGTTGTTAGATACCTGGAATAACGGCAATGTGGTAAGCGATTCCTCTAATTTATACACCGGCAATCTTGATCCCCGTATCGACTGGACTATGGGCAGGCCCGGCGTGCCTTATTTTGACTGGGGGCCGGATAGCAAACAGTGGATCCGCGACCCGGCCACAAACGGCGTGTTCAGCCCTAAGAAAAACGTTTACGCCAAAAGCCAGGCCGGTACTTATTCCTCAACCGAAACGGCTTTCTGGGGCGCTACCAGCATTGATGCCAACAATGTGAATTTTATAAGATTTGCGGATATCATACTATGGGATGCCGAATGTGAGGTGGAAATTGGGAGCCTTAACCAGGCTGAAGTATATGTAAACCAGATCAGGAACCGGGCTGCCGACCCGGCAGGCTGGGTGTACGCCAGCGGAAGCTATAATGCCGGCAACTCAAAGTATTCTTCGCAAACCAAGCCGGCGGACAAGTACAAGGTGTCGGCCTACCCAACGGGCACTTTTACCACACAGGGTCAGGCCTATGCCCGTAAAGCGGTACAGTTTGAGCGCCGCCTTGAACTGGCCATGGAAGGTCACCGCTTTTTCGATCTGCAACGCTGGGATAACGGTACCGGGACGATGGCGCAAATTCTGAACACCTATCAGCAGGTAGAAAAAAACAGGAACTCCTTTTATTACACCAACCCCACAGCGCAATTCCATAAAGGGATCAACGAGTATTTTCCCATACCGCAAAAGCAAATTGACGTTGAAAACTCAACCGGCCAGGTTAACCTGAAACAAAATCCCGGCTACAACTAATCTGTAATTGAATGCTACAAAACAAGAAGAGGCTGCTCCAGGGCGGCCTCTTCTTGTTTGAACTAAAACAGCTGTGAGTTAGTAATACCGGCCTATATATTGATTGTCAACGATGAGTTTTTTCAAGGCCGCAGGGTCAATAATACCTTCTTTGGCGTAAACAATTTTACCGTTTGGTTCTACCAGCATGGTATAGGGCAGGGCACCCTGCCATTTGGGGTCGATAGCCTCAATGAGTTTATATTTATCATCCTTATTGAATATAAAGTTGGTTGCTGAGGCCTGTGATTGCTGCAGAAATTTCAGTGCTTTGTTCATTTTTGCCGGATCATCGGCGCTGATGGTTATCAGTTCAAAATCACGTTTGCGGTACATCCTGTTGATGGTGATAAATTCCGGAAACTCGGTAGTACAGGGGCCGCACCAGGTTGCCCACACGTTGATGAGCCTTAGTTTATCCGTTTTATTACTGATCAGCCCTTTAATGCCTGCAACCCCAATGGTGTCAATTTTTACCGGCTCCTTAGCCCACTCATCTTTAGCCCGCTGCTGCCAGTTTTCCTTTTCGGCCCATTT is drawn from Mucilaginibacter ginsenosidivorax and contains these coding sequences:
- a CDS encoding SusC/RagA family TonB-linked outer membrane protein, with the protein product MYDKLFYTVWRMCFIFLGLFLSFTVFAQSKRTGKVLGFDDKLPVIGASVVIRGSSLGAITDVNGSFTLTLKATDVLVVSYVGYDTQEFTVGDAAAPVIKLHPASRSLNEVVVTGYSSQRKKDITGAVAVVNVTNLKAVPSGSTESLLQGQASGVTVVSSGAPGSASNIKIRGITSVGSTDPLVIVDGTPGSLHDLNVNDIQSIQVLKDAGSAAIYGVRGSNGVVIVTTKKGKVGTPVITYDAYYGTQRPNSKGWNLANPTETAKAIWQEYKNDGLAPVHKQYGSGPEPVVPDYITPTAGKNGDPNTNPDTYALYSNQITKANKQGTDWFHEIFKPAPMQSHSLSVSGGTDKSAYLFSLGYLDQQGTLIETMLKRYSLRVNTSYKVKDHIRLGENLYAFYKQNPGYTNLPGVNSTNAINASYRIPNIIPVYDIMGNYAGAGSQSLGNAPNPVAIQKRTKDYKNDDWQISGNAYAEVDFLKKFTARSSFGGTVDYFYNNAFVFTGYENAENSTNPNSYIENYGFSTSWTWTNTLNYKDTFGKHSINVLIGSEAIKNLGNAVGASRGNYYLTNPNNLTVDPNLWTLNFGESGTQTNANIVNPAGQQTPYQLALYSLFGRFDYNYNDKYLLSGTLRRDGASVFATNNRYGVFPSVTGGWRISGEQFMKKVDWINDLKIRAGWGKLGSISNINSTNAFTLYGQGAVLSYYDIAGSSNHATQGLYISQFGNPNTSWEEDIITNIGFDATIIKNKVDMSFEVYKKSINGLLFPAALPSTAGGAAAPFINAGNIENKGIDAAVTYHGSIGTDFKMDLTGTFTTYDNKVVSLPKGTAYLDIGSGGSSTTYSRLQPGHPVGAFFGYKVIGIFQNAAEVSSAPTQDAAAPGRFRYQDVNGDGKIDASDRTFFGNPNPKFTSGLNIGASYKNFDFLLFLYASVGNDVLNIVRASTDFPQQFDVAISKDAVYNSWTPDRPNAKVPMLERSSNFSNTTFSSYYDESGSYLRFKTMVLGYTIPALKLKRIGIEKLRLFIQGTNLFTITKYSGLDPELPGSNTSSTLFGIDGGAYPANQKTYTAGVNMSF
- a CDS encoding RagB/SusD family nutrient uptake outer membrane protein, whose amino-acid sequence is MKTKYKIILPFCFIGLIIIYGCKKSFLDKQPLGSLSAENVTSLTGVQGLLIGAYSVLDGEIGLANSVGFAYGSAGSNWVYGSVCADDSYKGSTPTDQPDLVLLQTWSVSSANTSYVQQKWQMLFDGIQRSNEVLRVLPNVKDVSDADGKVIAGEARFLRAFYHFGGKIVFNNFPYVDESISVANNNLNVPNVDKSGKFIDIWPNIETDLKFAIDNLPEVQPQRGRANKSAAKAFLAKVYMFEHRYADAKPLLDQLISSGQTAGGQKYALVNFEDNFNAATKNSAESVFAYQASVNDGSQLNGNYGDVLNFPNGPGAPGGCCGFNNPSFNLANAFKTDANGLPLLDTWNNGNVVSDSSNLYTGNLDPRIDWTMGRPGVPYFDWGPDSKQWIRDPATNGVFSPKKNVYAKSQAGTYSSTETAFWGATSIDANNVNFIRFADIILWDAECEVEIGSLNQAEVYVNQIRNRAADPAGWVYASGSYNAGNSKYSSQTKPADKYKVSAYPTGTFTTQGQAYARKAVQFERRLELAMEGHRFFDLQRWDNGTGTMAQILNTYQQVEKNRNSFYYTNPTAQFHKGINEYFPIPQKQIDVENSTGQVNLKQNPGYN